From Bradyrhizobium symbiodeficiens, the proteins below share one genomic window:
- a CDS encoding Do family serine endopeptidase: MTAAALAPSRSRLGVRIGLAALAVAAFSALGTPAYARGPEGIADVAEKVIDAVVNISTSQTVEAKGGGGNAMPQLPPGSPFEEFFDDFFKNRKGPGGGKGGENSPAPRKTNSLGSGFIIDTSGIVVTNNHVIADADEINVILNDGTKIKAELVGVDKKTDLAVLKFKPTKPLIAVKFGDSDKLRLGDWVVAIGNPFSLGGTVTAGIVSAKNRDISSGPYDSYIQTDASINRGNSGGPLFNLDGDVIGVNTLIISPSGGSIGIGFAVPSKTVAGVVDQLRQFGELRRGWLGVRIQSVTDEIAESLSIKPARGALVAGIDDKGPAKPAGIEPGDVVVKFDGKDVKDPKDLSRVVADTAVGKEVDVVIIRKGKEETKKVTLGRLQDPDKVQAAVKTDEPAPEKPVTQKALGLDLAALNKDLRTRYKIKESVKGVVVTNVDANSDAAEKRLSAGDVIVEVAQEAVSSGADIQKRVDQLKKDGKKSVLLLVSNADGELRFVALSVQ; this comes from the coding sequence ATGACCGCTGCCGCCCTTGCTCCGTCCCGCTCGCGACTTGGTGTGCGAATTGGGCTGGCCGCGCTCGCCGTCGCTGCTTTCAGCGCGCTCGGCACGCCGGCCTATGCGCGCGGACCGGAGGGTATCGCCGACGTCGCCGAGAAGGTGATCGACGCGGTCGTCAACATCTCGACCTCGCAGACCGTCGAGGCCAAGGGCGGCGGCGGCAACGCCATGCCGCAATTGCCGCCCGGCTCGCCCTTCGAGGAGTTCTTCGACGACTTCTTCAAGAACCGCAAGGGCCCCGGCGGCGGCAAGGGCGGTGAAAACAGCCCGGCGCCGCGCAAGACCAACTCGCTCGGAAGCGGCTTCATCATCGACACGTCGGGCATCGTCGTTACCAACAACCACGTCATCGCGGACGCCGACGAGATCAACGTCATCCTCAACGACGGCACCAAGATCAAGGCCGAGCTGGTCGGCGTCGACAAGAAGACCGATCTTGCGGTGCTGAAGTTCAAGCCGACCAAGCCGCTGATCGCGGTGAAGTTCGGCGATAGCGACAAGCTGCGTCTCGGCGACTGGGTGGTCGCGATCGGCAACCCGTTCAGCCTGGGCGGCACGGTGACGGCCGGAATCGTCTCGGCCAAGAACCGCGACATCTCCTCGGGTCCCTATGACAGCTACATCCAGACCGACGCCTCCATCAACCGCGGCAATTCCGGTGGCCCGCTGTTCAACCTCGATGGCGACGTCATCGGCGTCAACACGCTGATCATCTCGCCCTCGGGCGGCTCGATCGGCATCGGCTTCGCCGTGCCATCGAAGACGGTCGCGGGCGTCGTCGACCAGCTCCGTCAGTTCGGCGAGTTGCGCCGCGGCTGGCTGGGGGTGCGGATCCAGAGCGTCACCGACGAGATCGCCGAGAGCCTCAGCATCAAGCCGGCGCGCGGTGCGCTGGTTGCGGGCATCGACGACAAGGGTCCCGCCAAGCCGGCCGGCATCGAGCCGGGCGACGTCGTCGTCAAGTTCGACGGCAAGGACGTCAAGGATCCGAAGGACCTGTCCCGCGTCGTCGCCGACACGGCGGTCGGCAAGGAGGTCGACGTCGTCATCATCCGCAAGGGCAAGGAAGAAACCAAGAAAGTCACGCTCGGCCGCCTCCAGGATCCCGACAAGGTGCAGGCCGCGGTGAAGACCGACGAGCCCGCGCCCGAGAAGCCGGTGACGCAGAAGGCGCTGGGCCTTGACCTTGCGGCGCTGAACAAGGATCTGCGCACCCGCTACAAGATCAAGGAAAGCGTCAAGGGCGTGGTCGTCACCAATGTCGACGCCAATTCCGACGCCGCCGAAAAGCGCCTCTCCGCCGGCGACGTCATCGTCGAGGTCGCGCAGGAGGCGGTGTCCAGCGGCGCCGACATCCAGAAGCGGGTCGATCAGCTCAAGAAGGACGGCAAGAAGTCGGTGCTGCTGCTGGTCTCCAACGCCGACGGCGAGCTGCGGTTCGTGGCACTGAGCGTGCAGTAG
- a CDS encoding DUF2065 domain-containing protein, protein MRSIAFTDFLIGLGILFVLEGLMFAASPNWMRKAMKSAIATPDNILRAVGIGSAVAGLVLIWVMRRPI, encoded by the coding sequence ATGAGGTCCATTGCGTTCACCGATTTCCTCATCGGTTTGGGCATCCTGTTCGTGCTGGAAGGCTTGATGTTCGCGGCCAGTCCCAACTGGATGCGGAAGGCCATGAAGAGCGCCATCGCCACGCCGGACAACATCCTGCGCGCGGTCGGGATCGGTTCGGCCGTCGCCGGCCTGGTCCTGATCTGGGTGATGCGACGCCCCATTTAG
- a CDS encoding acetolactate synthase 3 large subunit encodes MSDKSHDPNQMTGAAMIVRALIDHGVTDIFGYPGGAVLPIYDEIFQQSEVQHILVRHEQGAGHAAEGYARSTGKPGVALVTSGPGATNMVTPLTDALMDSIPLVCISGQVPTHLIGNDAFQECDTVGITRPCTKHNWLVRDVNDLAKVLHEAFYVATTGRPGPVLVDVPKDVQFATGTYHPPRKSDVHRSYAPRVKGDATQIRKAVALLANAKRPVIYSGGGVINSGPEATKLLRELVEVTGFPITSTLMGLGAYPASGKNWLGMLGMHGTYEANMSMHDCDVMLCVGARFDDRITGRVDAFSPGSKKIHIDIDPSSINKNIRVDVPIIGDCGNILGDILQVFKAEAKKPDIKAWWQQIAQWRARNSLYFKKSNDVILPQHAIQSLFEATRGRDTYITTEVGQHQMWAAQFYGFEEPHRWMTSGGLGTMGYGLPAAVGVQVAHPDSLVIDIAGDASVQMTMQEMSTAVQYELPIKIFILNNQYMGMVRQWQQLLHGNRLSHSYSEAMPDFVKLAEAYGGVGFQVHKPGDLDGAIQEMISVKRPVLFDCRVASLENCFPMIPSGKAHNEMLLPEQANDEATAKAFAGGKALV; translated from the coding sequence ATGAGCGACAAGAGCCACGATCCGAACCAGATGACCGGCGCCGCGATGATCGTCCGCGCGCTCATCGATCACGGCGTGACCGACATTTTCGGCTATCCCGGCGGCGCGGTGCTTCCGATCTATGACGAGATCTTCCAGCAGAGCGAGGTCCAGCACATCCTGGTCCGCCACGAGCAGGGCGCGGGCCATGCGGCCGAAGGCTATGCGCGCTCCACCGGCAAGCCCGGCGTTGCCCTGGTGACCTCCGGCCCCGGCGCCACCAACATGGTGACGCCGCTCACCGACGCGCTGATGGACTCGATCCCGCTGGTCTGCATCTCCGGCCAGGTGCCGACGCATCTGATCGGCAACGACGCCTTCCAGGAATGCGACACGGTCGGCATCACGCGTCCCTGCACCAAGCACAATTGGCTGGTGCGCGACGTCAACGATCTCGCCAAGGTGCTGCACGAGGCCTTCTACGTCGCGACCACGGGCCGTCCGGGTCCGGTGCTGGTCGACGTGCCCAAGGACGTGCAGTTCGCGACCGGCACCTATCACCCGCCACGCAAGTCCGACGTGCATCGCTCCTACGCGCCGCGCGTGAAGGGCGACGCGACGCAGATCCGCAAGGCCGTGGCGTTGCTGGCCAATGCCAAGCGCCCCGTGATCTACAGCGGCGGCGGCGTCATCAATTCCGGCCCCGAAGCGACCAAACTGTTGCGCGAGCTGGTCGAGGTCACGGGCTTTCCCATCACCTCGACGCTGATGGGTCTCGGCGCCTATCCGGCGTCGGGCAAGAACTGGCTCGGCATGCTCGGCATGCACGGCACTTACGAAGCCAACATGTCGATGCATGATTGCGACGTCATGCTGTGCGTCGGCGCGCGCTTCGACGACCGCATCACCGGCCGGGTCGACGCGTTCTCGCCGGGCTCGAAGAAGATACACATCGACATCGACCCGTCCTCGATCAACAAGAACATCCGCGTCGACGTGCCGATCATCGGCGATTGCGGCAACATCCTCGGCGACATCCTCCAGGTGTTCAAGGCGGAGGCGAAGAAGCCCGACATCAAGGCGTGGTGGCAGCAGATCGCGCAGTGGCGCGCCCGCAACTCGCTCTACTTCAAGAAGAGCAACGACGTCATCCTGCCGCAGCATGCGATCCAGAGCCTGTTCGAGGCGACGCGCGGCAGGGACACCTACATCACGACCGAGGTCGGCCAGCACCAGATGTGGGCGGCGCAGTTCTACGGCTTCGAGGAGCCGCATCGCTGGATGACCTCGGGCGGTCTCGGCACCATGGGCTACGGCCTGCCGGCCGCGGTCGGCGTGCAGGTGGCCCATCCCGACAGCCTGGTCATCGACATCGCCGGCGATGCCTCGGTGCAGATGACGATGCAGGAGATGTCGACGGCGGTTCAGTACGAACTGCCGATCAAGATCTTCATCCTCAACAACCAGTACATGGGCATGGTGCGGCAGTGGCAGCAGCTGCTGCACGGCAACCGGCTGTCGCATTCCTATTCGGAGGCGATGCCGGACTTCGTCAAGCTCGCGGAAGCTTATGGCGGCGTCGGCTTCCAGGTGCACAAGCCCGGCGATCTCGACGGTGCCATCCAGGAGATGATCTCGGTCAAGCGCCCGGTGCTGTTCGACTGCCGCGTCGCGTCACTGGAAAACTGCTTCCCGATGATCCCGTCCGGCAAGGCGCACAACGAGATGCTGCTGCCGGAGCAGGCCAACGACGAGGCCACCGCCAAGGCGTTTGCCGGCGGCAAGGCGCTGGTGTGA
- a CDS encoding class I SAM-dependent methyltransferase: protein MLARDWYYNERNRMGIEPAVASIYDAHDDADLRARAALKMLGVQRGWRIADIGCGNGVLATEAALMGAEVDAIDISPAMLALAEIYARDRKAKVTTQSAGLLSFAYRPESYDLIVSEFTLHHLPDFWKAVAMSRIFRALKPGATFYLRDLVYAAMPDAIERDVEQWADFQIKNHDFPRDSVVTHMRDEYSTFGWVMERMLTDVGFTLVSADYHAPMHGTYLLRKPRAGEQG, encoded by the coding sequence ATGCTGGCGCGCGACTGGTATTATAACGAGCGGAACCGGATGGGGATCGAGCCTGCTGTGGCCTCGATCTACGACGCCCATGACGATGCCGATCTGCGGGCGCGCGCCGCACTGAAAATGTTGGGAGTCCAGCGCGGCTGGCGCATCGCCGACATCGGCTGCGGCAACGGCGTGCTGGCGACCGAAGCGGCGCTGATGGGTGCCGAGGTCGATGCCATCGACATATCGCCGGCAATGCTGGCGCTCGCCGAAATTTACGCGCGTGACCGCAAGGCGAAGGTCACAACCCAGTCAGCCGGCCTGCTCAGCTTCGCCTACCGGCCGGAATCCTACGACCTGATCGTCAGCGAGTTCACGCTGCACCATCTGCCGGATTTCTGGAAGGCGGTGGCGATGTCGCGAATTTTCCGCGCGCTCAAGCCCGGAGCGACGTTCTATCTGCGCGACCTCGTCTACGCCGCGATGCCCGACGCCATCGAGCGCGACGTCGAGCAATGGGCCGACTTCCAGATCAAGAACCACGATTTTCCGCGCGACAGCGTCGTCACGCACATGCGCGACGAATATTCCACTTTCGGCTGGGTGATGGAGCGGATGCTGACCGACGTCGGCTTCACGCTGGTCTCGGCCGATTACCACGCACCGATGCACGGCACGTATCTGCTGCGCAAACCAAGAGCCGGCGAGCAAGGCTAG
- a CDS encoding EamA family transporter, which produces MKPADILIAILVAIIWGLAFVASRIALDELSPELMTAMRFSIAALPCLFIPKPKVAWSRLIAISFTLFLGQFLSQAYGIAHGVPVGLTSVVVQSQALFTIGFAAIAFGERPTPVQTLGIGIAAIGLLMICGTVGYDFSVAAFAVLMIAPICFAVGNLLLRGARGAPMFDLFAWLCLTAAVPLFALALVVNGPMPTFQSLIHMSLTGLICLLVIGAISTSIAYWLWGRLLRDYPAAQVVPFALLVPFVGSAASSIVFGERFGPLRLAGMLTVIGGIAVMVLVKRPQILPKAA; this is translated from the coding sequence ATGAAGCCGGCCGATATCCTCATCGCCATCCTGGTGGCGATCATCTGGGGGCTTGCCTTCGTGGCGAGCCGGATCGCGCTCGACGAGCTTTCGCCGGAGCTGATGACCGCGATGCGCTTTTCCATCGCCGCGTTGCCGTGCCTGTTCATTCCCAAGCCCAAGGTCGCATGGTCGCGTCTGATCGCGATCAGCTTCACGTTGTTCCTCGGTCAATTCCTCAGCCAGGCCTACGGTATCGCCCATGGCGTGCCGGTGGGGCTGACCAGCGTCGTGGTGCAGAGCCAGGCGCTGTTCACCATCGGATTTGCCGCGATTGCCTTCGGCGAACGGCCGACGCCGGTCCAGACGCTCGGCATCGGCATCGCTGCGATCGGCCTGCTCATGATCTGCGGCACGGTCGGTTATGATTTCAGTGTCGCTGCATTTGCGGTGCTGATGATCGCTCCGATCTGCTTTGCCGTCGGCAATCTCCTGCTGCGCGGCGCCCGCGGCGCGCCGATGTTCGATCTGTTTGCCTGGCTCTGCCTCACCGCCGCGGTGCCGCTGTTTGCGCTTGCGCTGGTCGTCAACGGGCCAATGCCGACCTTCCAGTCGCTGATCCACATGTCGCTGACCGGCTTGATCTGCCTGCTGGTGATCGGCGCCATCTCCACCAGCATCGCCTATTGGCTGTGGGGCCGGCTGCTGCGTGATTACCCGGCAGCGCAAGTGGTGCCGTTCGCGTTGCTGGTGCCGTTCGTCGGCTCGGCCGCCTCCAGCATCGTGTTCGGCGAGCGGTTCGGGCCGTTGCGCCTGGCCGGCATGCTGACGGTGATTGGCGGTATCGCAGTGATGGTGCTGGTGAAGCGCCCGCAGATCCTGCCGAAGGCGGCGTGA
- the hflK gene encoding FtsH protease activity modulator HflK, which produces MPWKNQGGGPWGSGPKGPWGSGPQPVGPRPPDLEDLLRRGQDRLQQIMPGGYFSGIGITLVVLLIAAFWLLSGFFRVQSEELGVVLRFGKHVRTVQPGLNYHLPYPIETVLLPKALRVNTLSIGMTLIDDPARRGRSVRDVPEESLMLTGDENIVDVDFTVLWRIKPDGVGDFLFNIQNPEGTVKAVAESSMREVIGRSQIQPILTGARNVTEQGVQELIQKTLDTYGAGIQISQVQMQKVDPPAQVIDAFRDVQAARANLEQLQNEAQTYANQVVPQARGRSAQILQAAEGYKEQAVAEAKGQSARFLKVYEEYKKAPDVTRERIYLETMERVLGGSEKLIYDGGQSGQGVVPYLPLSELTAKRPPTTGQPSSGGTR; this is translated from the coding sequence GGCGCGGCCAGGACCGCCTCCAGCAGATCATGCCGGGAGGCTATTTCTCCGGCATAGGCATCACGCTGGTCGTGCTGCTGATCGCCGCGTTCTGGTTGTTGTCCGGCTTCTTCCGCGTGCAGTCCGAAGAGCTCGGCGTCGTGCTGCGCTTCGGCAAGCACGTTCGCACCGTGCAGCCAGGCCTGAACTATCATCTGCCCTATCCGATCGAGACCGTGCTGCTGCCGAAGGCGCTGCGCGTCAACACCCTCTCGATCGGCATGACGCTGATCGATGACCCGGCGCGGCGCGGCCGTTCCGTTCGGGACGTGCCCGAAGAGAGTCTGATGCTGACCGGTGACGAGAACATCGTCGACGTCGATTTCACCGTGCTTTGGCGCATCAAGCCGGACGGTGTCGGCGACTTCCTCTTCAACATCCAGAATCCCGAGGGCACCGTGAAGGCGGTCGCCGAGAGCTCGATGCGCGAGGTGATCGGCCGCTCCCAGATCCAGCCGATCCTGACCGGTGCGCGCAACGTCACCGAACAGGGCGTGCAGGAGCTGATCCAGAAGACTCTGGACACCTACGGTGCCGGCATTCAGATCAGCCAGGTGCAGATGCAGAAGGTCGACCCGCCGGCGCAGGTGATCGACGCCTTCCGCGACGTCCAGGCTGCGCGCGCCAATCTCGAGCAGTTGCAGAACGAGGCGCAGACTTACGCCAACCAAGTGGTGCCGCAGGCGCGCGGTCGCTCGGCGCAGATTCTGCAGGCCGCCGAAGGCTACAAGGAGCAGGCGGTCGCCGAGGCCAAGGGCCAGAGCGCTCGCTTCCTGAAGGTGTACGAGGAATACAAGAAGGCGCCCGACGTGACGCGTGAACGGATCTATCTGGAGACGATGGAGCGCGTGCTCGGCGGCTCTGAAAAGCTCATTTATGACGGCGGCCAGTCCGGCCAGGGCGTCGTGCCTTATCTGCCGCTCAGTGAGCTGACGGCCAAGCGGCCGCCTACCACCGGTCAGCCCTCGAGCGGAGGCACCCGATGA
- the serB gene encoding phosphoserine phosphatase SerB has translation MSLVATLICNPDNPALDSTIVDGARAVLPQAAPARWLFDGVAVDIPFGADSNLEGDRHAIEQRLRELRGDLPVDIVVQPVGFRRKKLFLADMDSTMIGQECIDELADLVGMKAHVAGITERAMRGEIEFEPALRERVALLKDLPAGVVDEVLAKRITLTPGGRELVATMRAHGAYTCLVSGGFTLFTTAVAARIGFQENRANELVVRDGKFTGEVKEPILGRAAKLATLVDLMESFDLDDIDSVVVGDGANDLAMIQAAGLGVAYHAKPAVAAAAAARIDHGDLTALLYAQGYRREEFVEG, from the coding sequence ATGTCCCTCGTCGCCACGCTGATCTGCAACCCCGACAACCCCGCGCTCGATAGCACCATCGTCGATGGCGCCCGCGCCGTGCTGCCCCAGGCAGCACCCGCGCGCTGGCTGTTCGACGGGGTTGCGGTCGACATTCCCTTCGGCGCCGACAGTAACCTCGAAGGCGACCGTCACGCCATCGAGCAGCGGCTCCGCGAGCTTCGCGGCGATCTCCCCGTCGACATCGTGGTGCAGCCTGTCGGCTTCAGGCGCAAGAAGCTTTTTCTCGCCGATATGGATTCCACCATGATCGGCCAGGAGTGCATCGACGAGCTCGCCGACCTCGTCGGGATGAAAGCCCACGTCGCAGGCATCACCGAACGCGCCATGCGCGGCGAGATCGAGTTCGAGCCGGCGCTGCGCGAGCGCGTGGCGCTGCTGAAGGACCTGCCCGCCGGCGTGGTCGACGAAGTCCTGGCCAAGCGCATCACGCTGACCCCGGGCGGTCGCGAACTGGTCGCGACCATGCGCGCCCACGGCGCCTATACCTGCCTCGTCTCCGGCGGCTTCACGCTGTTCACGACCGCGGTCGCCGCCAGGATCGGTTTCCAGGAGAACCGCGCCAACGAGCTCGTCGTGCGCGACGGCAAGTTCACCGGCGAGGTGAAGGAGCCGATTTTGGGCCGGGCGGCAAAGCTCGCGACGCTGGTGGATTTGATGGAATCGTTCGATCTCGACGACATCGACTCGGTCGTGGTCGGCGATGGCGCCAATGATCTGGCGATGATCCAGGCGGCGGGACTTGGCGTTGCCTATCACGCCAAGCCGGCCGTGGCCGCTGCCGCCGCGGCGCGGATCGACCATGGCGATCTCACCGCGCTGCTCTATGCGCAGGGCTATCGGCGCGAGGAGTTCGTGGAGGGGTAG
- the miaA gene encoding tRNA (adenosine(37)-N6)-dimethylallyltransferase MiaA produces the protein MSEEQVGRRQLGEAVLIAGPTASGKSALALELALSTGGVVINADSMQVYRDLRVITARPTQSEEARAPHRLYGHVDAAVNFSAGAWVADAAKALDEAKAEGRLPIFVGGTGLYFKALTAGLSVVPPIPAEVREDVRARLERNGAEALHAELARRDPGAAGRLNLRDRTRIARALEVVEATGRSLLDWHREGQPPLLPKHSFRAVFLAPERDELYARIDARFDAMLDAGALREVERLAARHLDPLLPAMKAHGVPALIRHLRGELSREDAAGIGRADTRHYAKRQFTWFRHQLPEFEWVKSGEAREWLAAIVSAARDHG, from the coding sequence GTGAGCGAGGAACAGGTCGGCAGAAGGCAGCTTGGCGAGGCCGTGCTTATCGCAGGCCCGACCGCCAGCGGCAAGTCGGCGCTGGCGCTGGAGCTCGCCCTCAGCACGGGTGGGGTCGTCATCAATGCCGACTCCATGCAGGTCTATCGTGACCTCCGCGTCATCACGGCGCGTCCCACACAAAGCGAGGAGGCGCGCGCGCCGCACCGTCTCTACGGCCATGTCGATGCGGCCGTGAACTTCTCGGCGGGCGCCTGGGTGGCTGACGCGGCAAAGGCGCTCGACGAGGCGAAAGCGGAAGGCCGTCTGCCGATCTTCGTCGGCGGCACCGGCCTCTATTTCAAGGCGCTGACGGCGGGGCTCTCCGTGGTGCCGCCAATTCCTGCCGAGGTGCGCGAGGACGTGCGCGCGCGGCTGGAACGCAACGGCGCGGAGGCGCTGCATGCGGAACTGGCGCGTCGCGACCCCGGTGCGGCCGGGCGATTGAACCTGCGTGACCGCACCCGGATCGCGCGCGCACTCGAGGTGGTCGAGGCGACCGGCCGTTCGCTGCTCGACTGGCACAGGGAAGGCCAGCCGCCGCTGCTGCCGAAGCACAGTTTTCGCGCGGTGTTTCTCGCGCCCGAGCGGGACGAACTCTATGCCCGCATCGATGCCCGGTTCGACGCCATGCTGGACGCCGGCGCGCTGAGGGAGGTCGAGCGGCTCGCCGCCCGACATCTCGATCCGCTGCTGCCGGCGATGAAGGCTCATGGCGTGCCGGCCCTGATCCGCCATCTGCGCGGTGAGCTCAGCCGGGAGGACGCCGCAGGAATCGGTCGCGCCGACACCCGCCACTATGCCAAGCGGCAATTCACCTGGTTCCGGCATCAATTGCCGGAGTTCGAATGGGTGAAGTCCGGGGAGGCACGGGAATGGCTCGCCGCCATTGTGAGCGCGGCCAGAGACCACGGCTGA
- the hflC gene encoding protease modulator HflC, whose amino-acid sequence MRSPVTGIVTLLALLLVVIVGYMSLFTVQQTEQTIVLQFGRPVDVVTDPGLHFKAPWNSVINIDKRILDLENPSQEAIASDQKRLVVDAFARYRIKDALRFYQSIGSIQAANIQLTTLLNAALRRVLGEVTFINVVRDDREKLMQRIRDQLDREADGYGIQVVDVRIRRADLPEQNSQAVYQRMKTEREREAAEFRAQGGQKAQEIKSKADREATVIVAEANSQAEQTRGAGDAERNRLFAEAYSKDADFFAFYRSMTAYENGLKSNDTRFLLRPDSDFFRYFSNPSGKMATETPAKP is encoded by the coding sequence ATGAGGTCTCCGGTCACAGGTATCGTCACGCTGCTCGCCCTCCTGCTCGTCGTGATCGTCGGCTACATGTCGTTGTTCACGGTACAGCAGACCGAGCAGACCATCGTGCTGCAATTCGGCCGGCCCGTCGACGTCGTCACCGATCCCGGCCTGCATTTCAAGGCGCCGTGGAACTCGGTGATCAACATCGACAAGCGGATCCTCGATCTCGAGAACCCGTCGCAGGAAGCGATCGCTTCCGACCAGAAGCGGCTCGTTGTCGACGCTTTCGCACGCTACCGCATCAAGGACGCGCTGCGCTTCTATCAGAGCATCGGCTCGATCCAGGCCGCCAACATCCAGCTCACCACGCTTCTGAACGCGGCGCTGCGCCGCGTGCTCGGCGAGGTCACCTTCATCAACGTGGTGCGCGACGACCGCGAGAAGCTGATGCAGCGCATTCGCGACCAGCTCGACCGCGAGGCCGACGGCTACGGCATCCAGGTCGTCGACGTCCGGATCCGCCGCGCCGACCTGCCGGAGCAGAACAGCCAGGCAGTCTACCAGCGCATGAAGACCGAGCGTGAGCGCGAAGCCGCCGAGTTCCGCGCCCAGGGCGGACAGAAGGCCCAGGAGATCAAGTCCAAGGCCGATCGTGAGGCAACCGTCATCGTTGCCGAAGCGAATTCGCAGGCCGAGCAGACCCGGGGTGCGGGCGATGCCGAGCGCAACCGCCTGTTCGCGGAAGCCTACAGCAAGGATGCCGACTTCTTCGCCTTCTACCGGTCGATGACGGCCTACGAGAATGGGCTGAAGTCGAACGACACCCGCTTCCTGCTGCGGCCGGACTCGGATTTCTTCCGGTACTTCAGTAACCCGTCCGGCAAAATGGCGACTGAGACGCCGGCGAAGCCGTAA
- the ilvN gene encoding acetolactate synthase small subunit — protein MNQPASAYFIEERHDPNETHTLAVLVQNEPGVLARVIGLFSGRGYNIESLTVSETEAQKHLSRITIVTTGTPMVIAQIKNQLDRMIPVYQVVDMTQTRRSIERELAMVKVRGQGEHRVEALRLADAFRARVIDATTESFVFEITGNTDKINQYIDLMRPLGLVEVSRTGVAAIGRGPEGM, from the coding sequence ATGAACCAGCCCGCATCCGCCTACTTCATCGAAGAGCGCCACGATCCCAACGAGACGCACACGCTTGCCGTGCTCGTGCAGAACGAGCCCGGCGTGCTCGCGCGCGTCATCGGCCTGTTCTCGGGCCGCGGCTACAACATCGAGAGCCTCACGGTCTCGGAGACCGAGGCCCAGAAGCACCTGTCGCGCATCACCATCGTCACCACCGGTACGCCGATGGTGATCGCGCAGATCAAGAACCAGCTCGACCGCATGATCCCGGTCTACCAGGTCGTCGACATGACCCAGACCCGGCGCTCGATCGAGCGCGAGCTCGCGATGGTGAAGGTGCGCGGGCAGGGCGAGCATCGGGTCGAGGCGCTCAGGCTCGCGGATGCCTTCCGCGCCCGCGTGATCGACGCCACCACCGAGAGCTTTGTGTTCGAGATCACAGGCAACACGGACAAGATCAATCAATATATCGACCTGATGCGTCCGCTCGGCCTCGTCGAGGTTTCGCGCACCGGCGTTGCCGCGATCGGCCGCGGGCCTGAAGGAATGTGA